In Canis aureus isolate CA01 chromosome 12, VMU_Caureus_v.1.0, whole genome shotgun sequence, a genomic segment contains:
- the UCN gene encoding urocortin: MKQRGRAALLMALLLLAQLRPGSSQWSREAAAAGVQDPSLRWSPGARNQDGGARALLLLLAERFPRRAGPGRWGSRTAGERPRRDDPPLSIDLTFHLLRTLLELARTQSQRERAEQNRIIFESVGK; the protein is encoded by the coding sequence ATGAAGCAGAGGGGACGCGCGGCGCTGCTGATGGCGCTGCTGCTCCTGGCACAGCTGCGCCCCGGGAGCAGCCAATGGagccgggaggcggcggcggccggggtcCAGGACCCAAGTCTGCGCTGGAGCCCCGGGGCGCGGAACCAGGACGGCGGCGCCCGCgcgctgctcctgctgctggccGAACGCTTCCCGCGccgcgcggggccgggccggtGGGGATCCCGGACCGCGGGCGAGCGGCCCAGGCGGGACGACCCTCCGCTGTCCATTGATCTCACTTTCCACCTGCTGCGGACCCTGCTGGAGCTGGCGCGGACGCAGAGCCAGCGGGAGCGCGCCGAGCAGAACCGCATCATATTCGAGTCGGTGGGCAAGTGA
- the TRIM54 gene encoding tripartite motif-containing protein 54 isoform X2 — protein MNFTVGFKPLLGDAHSMDNLEKQLICPICLEMFSKPVVILPCQHNLCRKCANDVFQASNPLWQSRGSTTVSSGGRFRCPSCRHEVVLDRHGVYGLQRNLLVENIIDIYKQESSRPLHSKAEQHLMCEEHEEEKINIYCLSCEVPTCSLCKVFGAHKDCEVAPLPTIYKRQKSELSDGIAMLVAGNDRVQAVITQMEEVCQTIEDNSRRQKQLLNQRFEALCSVLEERKAELLQALAREQEEKLQRVRGLIRQYGDHLEASSKLVESAIQSMEEPQMALYLQAKELINKVGTMSKVELAGRPEPGYESMEQFTVSVEHVAEMLRTIDFQPGASGEEEDEEVALDGEEGSAGPEEERPDGPEGTGGH, from the exons ATGAACTTCACAGTGGGTTTCAAGCCGCTGCTAGGGGATGCACATAGCATGGACAACCTGGAGAAGCAGCTCATTTGCCCCATCTGCCTGGAGATGTTCTCCAAACCGGTGGTGATCCTGCCCTGCCAGCACAACCTGTGCCGAAAGTGTGCCAACGATGTCTTCCAG GCCTCGAACCCTCTGTGGCAATCCCGGGGCTCCACCACTGTGTCTTCAGGAGGCCGTTTCCGCTGCCCATCTTGCAGGCATGAGGTTGTCCTGGACAGACATGGTGTGTATGGCCTGCAGCGAAACCTGCTAGTAGAGAACATTATTGACATTTACAAGCAGGAGTCTTCCCG GCCACTGCACTCCAAGGCCGAGCAGCACCTCATGTGTGAGGAGCACGAAGAGGAGAAGATCAATATCTACTGCCTGAGCTGTGAAGTGCCCACCTGCTCTCTCTGTAAGGTCTTCGGTGCCCACAAGGACTGTGAGGTGGCCCCACTGCCCACCATTTACAAACGTCAGAAG AGCGAGCTCAGTGATGGCATCGCAATGCTGGTGGCAGGCAACGACCGTGTGCAAGCAGTGATCACACAGATGGAGGAAGTGTGCCAGACCATCGAG GACAACAGCCGGAGGCAGAAGCAGCTGCTTAACCAGAGGTTCGAGGCCCTGTGCTCCGTGCTGGAGGAGCGCAAGGCCGAGCTGCTGCAGGCGCTGGCCCGCGAGCAGGAGGAGAAGCTGCAGCGCGTCCGGGGCCTCATCCGCCAGTATGGAGACCACCTAGAAGCCTCCTCTAAGCTCGTGGAGTCCGCCATCCAGTCCATGGAGGAGCCACAGATGGCGCTGTACCTCCAG GCCAAGGAGCTGATCAATAA GGTCGGGACAATGTCGAAAGTGGAGCTGGCAGGACGGCCAGAACCGGGCTATGAAAGCATGGAGCAGTTCACCGTGAGCGTGGAGCACGTGGCCGAAATGCTGAGGACCATCGACTTCCAGCCCG GCGCTTCCggggaggaagaggatgaggaggTGGCATTGGACGGGGAAGAGGGCAGCGCAGGGCCGGAGGAAGAGCGGCCGGATGGGCCGGAAG GCACTGGCGGGCACTGA
- the TRIM54 gene encoding tripartite motif-containing protein 54 isoform X1, producing the protein MNFTVGFKPLLGDAHSMDNLEKQLICPICLEMFSKPVVILPCQHNLCRKCANDVFQASNPLWQSRGSTTVSSGGRFRCPSCRHEVVLDRHGVYGLQRNLLVENIIDIYKQESSRPLHSKAEQHLMCEEHEEEKINIYCLSCEVPTCSLCKVFGAHKDCEVAPLPTIYKRQKSELSDGIAMLVAGNDRVQAVITQMEEVCQTIEDNSRRQKQLLNQRFEALCSVLEERKAELLQALAREQEEKLQRVRGLIRQYGDHLEASSKLVESAIQSMEEPQMALYLQQAKELINKVGTMSKVELAGRPEPGYESMEQFTVSVEHVAEMLRTIDFQPGASGEEEDEEVALDGEEGSAGPEEERPDGPEGTGGH; encoded by the exons ATGAACTTCACAGTGGGTTTCAAGCCGCTGCTAGGGGATGCACATAGCATGGACAACCTGGAGAAGCAGCTCATTTGCCCCATCTGCCTGGAGATGTTCTCCAAACCGGTGGTGATCCTGCCCTGCCAGCACAACCTGTGCCGAAAGTGTGCCAACGATGTCTTCCAG GCCTCGAACCCTCTGTGGCAATCCCGGGGCTCCACCACTGTGTCTTCAGGAGGCCGTTTCCGCTGCCCATCTTGCAGGCATGAGGTTGTCCTGGACAGACATGGTGTGTATGGCCTGCAGCGAAACCTGCTAGTAGAGAACATTATTGACATTTACAAGCAGGAGTCTTCCCG GCCACTGCACTCCAAGGCCGAGCAGCACCTCATGTGTGAGGAGCACGAAGAGGAGAAGATCAATATCTACTGCCTGAGCTGTGAAGTGCCCACCTGCTCTCTCTGTAAGGTCTTCGGTGCCCACAAGGACTGTGAGGTGGCCCCACTGCCCACCATTTACAAACGTCAGAAG AGCGAGCTCAGTGATGGCATCGCAATGCTGGTGGCAGGCAACGACCGTGTGCAAGCAGTGATCACACAGATGGAGGAAGTGTGCCAGACCATCGAG GACAACAGCCGGAGGCAGAAGCAGCTGCTTAACCAGAGGTTCGAGGCCCTGTGCTCCGTGCTGGAGGAGCGCAAGGCCGAGCTGCTGCAGGCGCTGGCCCGCGAGCAGGAGGAGAAGCTGCAGCGCGTCCGGGGCCTCATCCGCCAGTATGGAGACCACCTAGAAGCCTCCTCTAAGCTCGTGGAGTCCGCCATCCAGTCCATGGAGGAGCCACAGATGGCGCTGTACCTCCAG CAGGCCAAGGAGCTGATCAATAA GGTCGGGACAATGTCGAAAGTGGAGCTGGCAGGACGGCCAGAACCGGGCTATGAAAGCATGGAGCAGTTCACCGTGAGCGTGGAGCACGTGGCCGAAATGCTGAGGACCATCGACTTCCAGCCCG GCGCTTCCggggaggaagaggatgaggaggTGGCATTGGACGGGGAAGAGGGCAGCGCAGGGCCGGAGGAAGAGCGGCCGGATGGGCCGGAAG GCACTGGCGGGCACTGA